In the Oncorhynchus gorbuscha isolate QuinsamMale2020 ecotype Even-year linkage group LG05, OgorEven_v1.0, whole genome shotgun sequence genome, one interval contains:
- the LOC124035384 gene encoding annexin A6-like, with product MITALKGALSGSLEAVILGLMKSTAQYDASEIKGSIKGLGTDEETLIEMVCSRSAEELVEIKRVYKELFKKELEKDVAGDTSGDFRSLLLALVQVGDTSGDFRSLLLALVQVGDTSGDFRSLLLALVQVGDTSGDFRSLLLALVQVGDTSGDFRSLLLALVQVGDTSGDFRSLLLALVQVGDTSGDFRSLLLALVQVGDTSGDFRSLLLALVQVGDTSGDFRSLLLALVQVGDTSGDFRSLLLALVQVGDTSGDFRSLLLALVQVGDTSGDFRSLLLALVQVGDTSGDFRSLLLALVQVGDTSGDFRSLLLALVQVGDTSGDFRSLLLALVQVGDTSGDFRSLLLALVQVGDTSGDFRSLLLALVQVGDTSGDFRSLLLALVQVGDTSGDFRSLLLALVQVGDTSGDFRSLLLALVQAKRDEPSNIVDYEKIDQDARALYEAGVKRKGTDVATWITIMSERSVPHLQKVFDRYKSYSPYDMQESIRKEVKGDLEKSFLTLVECFENKQQYFANRLGEAMKGKSAKEKVVTRIVVSRCEVDLMKIRTEFKKLNQKSLYQTIAEHTKGDYQKVLLSLCGGDD from the exons ATGATCACAGCTCTGAAGGGGGCTCTGTCTGGGTCTCTGGAGGCTGTAATTCTGGGACTGATGAAGAGTACGGCTCAGTACGACGCCTCTGAGATCAAAGGATCCATCAAG ggtctAGGGACCGATGAGGAGACTCTGATAGAGATGGTCTGTTCCCGCAGCGCTGAAGAACTGGTGGAAATCAAACGCGTCTACAAGGAGT TGTTTAAGAAGGAGCTGGAGAAGGACGTGGCTGGAGACACATCAGGAGACTTCAGGAGTCTGCTGTTGGCCCTGGTACAGGTAGGAGACACATCAGGAGACTTCAGGAGTCTGCTGTTGGCCCTGGTACAGGTAGGAGACACATCAGGAGACTTCAGGAGTCTGCTGTTGGCCCTGGTACAGGTAGGAGACACATCAGGAGACTTCAGGAGTCTGCTGTTGGCCCTGGTACAGGTAGGAGACACATCAGGAGACTTCAGGAGTCTGCTGTTGGCCCTGGTACAGGTAGGAGACACATCAGGAGACTTCAGGAGTCTGCTGTTGGCCCTGGTACAGGTAGGAGACACATCAGGAGACTTCAGGAGTCTGCTGTTGGCCCTGGTACAGGTAGGAGACACATCAGGAGACTTCAGGAGTCTGCTGTTGGCCCTGGTACAGGTAGGAGACACATCAGGAGACTTCAGGAGTCTGCTGTTGGCCCTGGTACAGGTAGGAGACACATCAGGAGACTTCAGGAGTCTGCTGTTGGCCCTGGTACAGGTAGGAGACACATCAGGAGACTTCAGGAGTCTGCTGTTGGCCCTGGTACAGGTAGGAGACACATCAGGAGACTTCAGGAGTCTGCTGTTGGCCCTGGTACAGGTAGGAGACACATCAGGAGACTTCAGGAGTCTGCTGTTGGCCCTGGTACAGGTAGGAGACACATCAGGAGACTTCAGGAGTCTGCTGTTGGCCCTGGTACAGGTAGGAGACACATCAGGAGACTTCAGGAGTCTGCTGTTGGCCCTGGTACAGGTAGGAGACACATCAGGAGACTTCAGGAGTCTGCTGTTGGCCCTGGTACAGGTAGGAGACACATCAGGAGACTTCAGGAGTCTGCTGTTGGCCCTGGTACAGGTAGGAGACACATCAGGAGACTTCAGGAGTCTGCTGTTGGCCCTGGTACAGGTAGGAGACACATCAGGAGACTTCAGGAGTCTGCTGTTGGCCCTGGTACAGGTAGGAGACACATCAGGAGACTTCAGGAGTCTGCTGTTGGCCCTGGTACAG GCAAAGAGAGATGAGCCCTCAAATATTGTTGACTACGAGAAGATCGACCAGGATGCCAGA gCTCTGTATGAGGCTGGAGTGAAGAGGAAAGGGACTGACGTGGCTACATGGATCACCATCATGTCAGAGAGAAGTGTCCCCCACCTACAGAAAG tgtttgACAGGTACAAGAGCTACAGTCCATACGACATGCAGGAGAGTATCAGGAAGGAGGTGAAGGGAGACCTGGAGAAGTCCTTCCTGACACTGG TGGAGTGCTTTGAGAACAAACAACAGTACTTTGCTAACAGACTGGGCGAAGCCATGAAG GGTAAAAGTGCCAAGGAGAAGGTGGTGACCAGGATCGTCGTGTCTCGCTGTGAGGTGGACCTCATGAAGATCAGGACAGAGTTTAAGAAACTGAACCAGAAGTCCTTGTACCAGACCATCGCT GAGCACACTAAAGGAGACTATCAGAAGGTCCTGCTGAGTCTGTGTGGAGGAGACGACTAA